The sequence below is a genomic window from Cicer arietinum cultivar CDC Frontier isolate Library 1 chromosome 6, Cicar.CDCFrontier_v2.0, whole genome shotgun sequence.
gaattattttgattaatattttacaattcaGGAGTGTATTTTGATAGTGTTtaaacaagtgtactgaatggttgcaagtaataataaaatagtagtaccgagtgtcgaactcaaggattgcgttttactatcgaattatacgtaattactaaaattgaacaaaaagtttttgaatggattaaattatatttgaaactaacaaaagtaatagaattaaacttttataataagaaaaatgtcagagatgagtttcacttcaaatccaatcttggtttctaatttgatcctagttactaattgccgaattctctttattattcttgctctaatgtcttagtgacaaaacttTTAATTCTAAAgaaacccctaattccttagtggatttaagattagaattaagttttatgatacaaaaattctcttattaaactattgtctctccaaataattcaattggtttcatgacctgcatctatctctaaactacaatatcatgaatttatcatctcaaacattcgtaaagtccacttccgtttcaaaatatgaatcgtaaaacattttaaaactgatcaagaaataaaaagcattaagcacatagatgagaaaaataattcaataaacttattcatataactataaaTCAAATCAGACAAATAAGAGTTCcatcttgtttcactcatccctaacaaatagggtttagttactcataacaaagatacaaaatatagagattaaagaagaattacaagaaaaattcatgaatgattGATAGAATTCCTCCAATAGTGCTAGAAACAACCGTCTCTGAGTTTCTCTAgaacaagtctccaaactttcCAATAATCAAAAAGATACCTAGAAAGTGGGAAAACACGTTGTTATATATTCAACAGTGCGCCACCGGCTCCAGGCGTGAGATCTGCGCTTTAGGCGCATTTGGATAGATTCAGGAAGACAGAAATGCGCCTCATGCGCGGGTTTTGCGTTtcaagcgcacaacatctgaTGTCTGACACTtacttcatttttcttctctttcaagtctgaatttggttccggtgtattaatgaaagttgtagctatgaatcttagctttcatttgcacttggtttgacttcaattgaacatctacaactccatatatgaCTGAAATATTCCACATAGGTCATATTGATTTCTCAGCAAAATTCgacactgcactaaaacaaagaaacaatgcAAAAGTATagaaaatctctacttaatcaaggaaataaggacataaacattttattaaatccaataactaaaatcaataaaatatatcaaataaatccttaaattaactaatgattaatgatatataagactaaaaacaatgaaaaatatgcatatgatgaagagttatcatatttgttaatttacatAATTCAATGACTAATTTGACTCAGGTTTACAATTTTATAGACTAATTTGTCTATTCAGTCGTTTAGTTTTACATATGAATTtgacttttttaaaagtttggtatGACCGATTAGGATACTTAAAAACATATATCATAttaatatctttaaataaataataagacatctttaaatagattaagaagttaataaattaataaattaatttcatttgagatttaatatgacattttaaagaatataattttatacTTCAAttctattcaataaaaataataatatatttaaatacgtAAAAATTTAATGTAAACTAATATGCTTAAATTAGTTAAGGTtggtaaatttataatttagcaCAAATGTCAacatctaataataataataataataataataataataataataataataataataataataataataataataataatgatgatgatgatgatgatgatgatgataatgataataataataaaaataaaaataataataataataataataataataataataataataagtaggtttaattgcagttgaGGTTcctctattattatcaatttataaaattggtccctctattttataAGTCGACAATTTCAGTTTCTCctcaaatttttgaactaaaaaataacgatttgacatattttaaatgatgtcacatacaattctatgatattGAATCATCTACATACTATAGtcattcatatgtcattaattaaatgaaaaatatgaagaaaaaaaattgaagttaaaagCTAAGTTTTTACGGcgttttattccaatttcataTGTGTTAATTATTCTACATATGTCAGGTTCTTTAAAACATCTCAAATCATCatgttttagttaaaaaatcagagggAGAGATTAAAACTATCGGCTTTTAAAATAGGgtaaaattaatctaaaaaagACAATTAAGCTTTAGAATTGATTCAAGGGTGTGATTACTAAAACCATCATTTTAAGCctccaataaaaataattactttatttaataaaaaggtctctaaaattattatttttacttagtAAAAAGGGCATATTCTAATATTTCttgaactaaaattaataagttttttataaaattaaatattatttcaataaatattaaatcaataaattatattatcaattgaaAAAGATGTATTATACAAAATCAATGATATTActttaataaatgattttgtaTTCTAAAGTACAAAAACATGCTTAATGTCTCTCATTAAAATTCGTTTTAAGTCTCTGAGATTGACTCTTCTAAGCCTAATTGTCCTCAAGGTGGATCAAATTCTTAGTTGGTAACTTCAACTTGTGGTAGTCCgatttattaaatgattttttttacaaagataaCTCTAATGTTATATCTTCATAGAAATGTGAGTATTATGTTGTGGTATCTTGGTGGCCCCCTCCATAATCAGAAGATTACTTTTGAGggtctttttttttcaataccctctttttgaaaaaaaaacactaaaatactcctatttgaaaaaaatataccaaaatgcttctttttttaaaaatcaagtgGGAAGTCGCCATTTAGAACTCgggcttccttaaggaagtcgccattccaaatggcgacttgtaagtaaagaaaaaaaaaatggggtatatttttttcaaatggaagtattttagtgttttttttttcaaaaaaagggtattgaaaaaaaaaaaacctaattttgAAGCTAGTTATCAATTTTTCCTCAATATGGTTAAGAAATGTCATTCTAATTATATGTCACTAATGCCCCTCCTTAATGACATATCCTCCATGCTTCGAGACTCGTCTTGGACAACTACCATCGTCTGCTTTTATAtcagaaaaacaaataaatgtgTTCACATGCTTGCCTAATATGACTTCTctactttatttaatattactatTGTTGGACATGTTGCTCTTTACTTACATGCTTAgtaatgtattaaaaaaaaaaggaaaaaagaaagaaaaaaaacgaaTGGTTGAAGAAAGCAAAAAATAGATGGTTGAACAAGGTAACACAATTTTGATGAGAGTGAAAAGGGCAAAGGTTGTGATTGTGATAGGTTCCTTTTATAAACTTGGTTCCACAGACTTAGATGGTAGTACATGCATGAAAATATTATTGTCTTTTTATTATATGCTTTTTGCATGGACCGATCTCATCGAATCTAGTCCATCCATCTTATTCTCTGTCTATCTCACTACAGTTTCCTTCTCTCTCTCTGGaaataacaaaaaagaaaaacatttatcCCTTTCTCTGATTGAGTGCAATCTCGGTACCTGAAATTTCTCAACTTCTCTAACCCCTAATTTCTCAATTTCTATAATCCCTAATTGCTCCTTTTCCGCCACGCACTTCCCTCAAACGCCCACCGTTTTCTCCTTTCCCTCTCCTTCATCGTGCGCGTTACTAAGGTAAATACCTACTTGAGGGAGTCATATTTTGAACTTCATAATCTCAACTTCTTTCTGTTCAAGTTTCTATTTTCcataaatttatattgttatttttatgctTTTTATAGTTCCGAGTTGACGAACATTGTGGTTTCTGAAAATTTGTAGTTAAGTGCTTATCCTAAAAACTATTGAAGAAACTTTAAATACTTGCATCTCTATAATGCTGTTTACTTTTCTGGTtgtattgattaatttttggGGGTGAAAATTATAAAGTTTTGGTTCATTAATAGACTTGTCAATTATGCATTAAGGAGGAGTGAAAACTCTGTTTGGGAAATAGTGAACTGATATGGTTATGTAAATGCTAGGGAATAAAGTAGCAATGGCTTTTTGCTACTTCAACCCTATTCCTACTAGCTCTCATCTCATTTCACCAGACTTATCTCGAAATTTCAAGATTCCAAAGCTTCTTCACAGGGTAAATTACTTGGACCGATATTCATTGCCTTGCTGATTAAATGCCCTTTTGAATTACTGTGAtttctttatctcttttttctAATGGCATTCTTAATCGAAATGACCTTGCATTGCACTTAAGATGAATTATCATTAGTCAGATTTTCGGGTGCAGTATATGTCTTTCGATTAACTTATAAAATGTAGTTACAGACACTAGAGTAAAAAATGTTCAATTTTTCTTGAAGGCATGGGGATATATTACTGCATTAAGTGATATGGATCTTCTGCAAGAAAATGTTTGAACTATTTCTCACTCATAAAAATGCAAGAAAATGGTTGTTTGTAGACTATGTGTGTGATGTCAGTTCTCCTGTTTTCTTGTATAATATTTCCATAACATGGAAAAGGTTTACTTCTATAGCACTTGGGAAAGCTTAATGAATTTCAATTACTGCCATGGATTGCTTATTTTAGATGAATTCAATTTTATGTAGTTTTTGATTCCTTATGCAATATTTAATCTCTATGTTTTTCCCTCAATTGTATTTAAGTAGAAAAAGAGGCTTGGCGTCTTGTCCAGATCTTCAAAAGTTACTGCATTTTATGGCTTGAAGACCCCTCCTTACGAACTTGTAAGTGGACCATATAGTTATACAAATCCATGTTTTTCTTTGCAGTAATTATACTGCTTTAACCTATATACTTGGATTAGTTGAGTGCAGCGCTAAGCTTATCCAAGAAATCATTGCAGTCATAGATTGCATTGTCATATTTGGCTTTATTTGAGCTAGTTAGACAGTTATTTATACCGACTTTAACCATTATAATGACCAAGAAAGAAACTATAATTGAGAAATCAACTTCAGTGATTTTAAAAGAGATGACATCACAGAAGGTAACGTTGATGACAAAGCTTACAATTACGTCAAACCTTTAACAAACTAAAAAATGTAACTTACCATCATATCTTAATTCTAACTTTATTAGGGGCTTCAATGTTCATAGGATGCATTAGAGCCGTATATGAGTAAGAGGACAATTGACAAGCACTGGGGAGAGCATCATCGGAATTTTATCGAAGGTTTGAATAAACAGCTGGAGAAGGATGATATACTTTATGGTTACACCATGGATGAACTAATCAAAGTGACTTACAACAATGGCAATCCCTTACCTGAATTCAACAATGCAGCTGAGGTACTAGAACTCACATAcggtatttatatataaaagtgcaTAACAGCTTCAGAGTCATCATCAACTTCAAAAGATCAAATCTAGTAAGCTGACGAACTAGAATTCACATAAGGTATGTGACCTAATTATTTTTTGCTCTTCTGCTTCTGCACAGGTTTGGAATCATGACTTCTTCTGGGAATCCATGCAACCAGGAGGGGGTGATATTCCCGTACTAGGTCTACTTCAACAGATTGAAAAGGATTTTGGATCCTTTACGAATTTCAAAGAGAAGTTTATAGAAGCTGCACTCACATTGTTTGGTTCTGGCTGGGTTTGGCTGGTTTGTAAGTCCTTTCCTAATTGATTTCCTCCTCTCCCCAGTCTTGCCAATATAATGTTTTACTTTATTCAAATTccatattattttcttaatatgcCATAAAATCATTGGATTTCTcttaaaacaaacatatatctaaaataaatgtaagattttaaaaataagaaccTTGATCTTGTTTTTCTGGATTGTTAATTCTCATTGAgaatatttacatattttactttttaggCTGTAACTAGTCTTTTGTCATTCGCTGGCTTAGTTCTAGCATAACCGCATTCCTAATTGATGCGTAGCACTATGTTAATGTAGATTATCTTAAACGAAACCTTGTTGTTTGATATTTTGCTTTGATATTGCGGGTGATTGACTGTTGTAAACATTCTTTGGTTGTTTTAGTGAAGAGAGAAGAAAAACAATTAGCCATTGTTAAAACTTCAAATGCCATATGCCCTATTGTGTGGGATGATATAGTAAGTTAATTTCTCCTTCCGTTTATGAAATTTGTCTGATTTAATATTGGAAATAGAGTTGATAATCGTTTCTTGTGCAGCCAATTATCAATTTGGATTTGTGGGAGGTATGGTTAGCTCTCTCTCTAAATGGATGCACATTAAAATTACCTAGCAACAAC
It includes:
- the LOC101490418 gene encoding superoxide dismutase [Fe] 3, chloroplastic isoform X1, yielding MVEQGNKVAMAFCYFNPIPTSSHLISPDLSRNFKIPKLLHRKKRLGVLSRSSKVTAFYGLKTPPYELDALEPYMSKRTIDKHWGEHHRNFIEGLNKQLEKDDILYGYTMDELIKVTYNNGNPLPEFNNAAEVWNHDFFWESMQPGGGDIPVLGLLQQIEKDFGSFTNFKEKFIEAALTLFGSGWVWLVLKREEKQLAIVKTSNAICPIVWDDIPIINLDLWEHAYYLDYKNDRAKYVKVFMDHLVSWNAAMERLAYTEAFVNLGEPKIPVA
- the LOC101490418 gene encoding superoxide dismutase [Fe] 3, chloroplastic isoform X2, giving the protein MAFCYFNPIPTSSHLISPDLSRNFKIPKLLHRKKRLGVLSRSSKVTAFYGLKTPPYELDALEPYMSKRTIDKHWGEHHRNFIEGLNKQLEKDDILYGYTMDELIKVTYNNGNPLPEFNNAAEVWNHDFFWESMQPGGGDIPVLGLLQQIEKDFGSFTNFKEKFIEAALTLFGSGWVWLVLKREEKQLAIVKTSNAICPIVWDDIPIINLDLWEHAYYLDYKNDRAKYVKVFMDHLVSWNAAMERLAYTEAFVNLGEPKIPVA